In Pseudomonas fluorescens, a genomic segment contains:
- a CDS encoding SMI1/KNR4 family protein has product MEEVIEQLREANEPVPVPLELPDEDQLVEIEEELFINIPFVFKEFLLTVSDVVYGSLEPVTVTDPQSHTYLPEVAANAWDSGVPRELIPICQDGDDYYCVEEDGTVVLWSGEEELVTEESWESVWHWARDVWLES; this is encoded by the coding sequence GTGGAAGAAGTCATCGAACAATTGCGTGAAGCCAACGAACCGGTTCCGGTTCCTCTGGAGCTGCCTGATGAAGACCAGCTGGTGGAAATCGAAGAAGAGCTGTTCATCAATATTCCGTTCGTCTTCAAGGAGTTTCTGCTGACCGTCAGCGACGTGGTGTACGGCAGCCTTGAGCCGGTGACCGTCACCGACCCGCAATCCCACACCTACCTGCCGGAAGTCGCAGCAAATGCCTGGGATAGCGGCGTGCCGCGCGAGTTGATCCCGATCTGCCAGGACGGCGACGACTATTACTGCGTTGAAGAAGACGGCACGGTGGTGCTGTGGTCCGGCGAAGAAGAACTTGTCACCGAGGAGTCTTGGGAATCGGTATGGCACTGGGCGCGGGACGTCTGGTTGGAAAGCTAA
- a CDS encoding Tim44 domain-containing protein, protein MKRFLSIAMALCIGLTMSLDANAKRFGGGKSMGSAPTHQTSQMAPSAGVGGAAATAGAAGAAGAAAKAGGASRWLGPLAGIAAGGLLASMFMGGGFQGMQIFDILIMAVIAFLIFRFIAARRRKQQEHLAPAGAPMQREVFEQKPAMGSIFGGSSAPAAARPVINAPAWFNEERFVEAARSHFQSLQQHWDANEMDKISEFVTPQLLEFLKRERADLGDGFQSTYIDDLHVQLDGVDDRADKTIATLTFSGVSKTSRFDQGEVFSESWNMERAQGDNQPWLVAGIRQNG, encoded by the coding sequence ATGAAACGTTTTCTTAGCATCGCCATGGCGTTATGCATAGGCCTGACGATGAGCCTCGACGCCAACGCCAAACGCTTCGGTGGCGGCAAAAGCATGGGCTCGGCACCGACTCACCAGACCAGCCAAATGGCCCCATCCGCCGGTGTAGGCGGTGCTGCCGCTACCGCAGGCGCAGCCGGTGCTGCTGGCGCTGCTGCCAAGGCCGGCGGTGCTTCGCGCTGGTTGGGCCCTCTGGCCGGTATCGCGGCCGGTGGCCTGCTCGCCTCCATGTTCATGGGCGGCGGCTTCCAGGGCATGCAGATCTTCGACATCCTGATCATGGCGGTCATCGCCTTCCTGATCTTCCGCTTTATCGCCGCCCGTCGCCGCAAGCAGCAGGAGCACCTGGCGCCCGCCGGCGCGCCGATGCAGCGTGAAGTGTTCGAGCAGAAACCCGCCATGGGTTCGATCTTCGGTGGTTCGTCAGCCCCTGCTGCCGCCCGCCCAGTGATCAACGCACCGGCCTGGTTCAACGAAGAGCGTTTCGTCGAAGCGGCCCGCAGCCACTTCCAGTCCCTGCAACAGCACTGGGACGCCAACGAAATGGACAAGATCTCCGAGTTCGTGACCCCGCAACTGCTGGAGTTCCTCAAGCGCGAACGCGCCGACCTGGGCGACGGCTTCCAGTCGACCTACATCGATGACCTGCATGTCCAGCTGGACGGTGTGGATGACCGCGCCGACAAGACCATCGCCACCCTGACGTTCAGCGGTGTGTCGAAAACCTCGCGCTTCGACCAAGGTGAAGTGTTCAGCGAAAGCTGGAACATGGAACGTGCCCAAGGCGACAACCAGCCATGGCTGGTCGCCGGTATCCGTCAGAACGGCTGA